The following are encoded in a window of Primulina huaijiensis isolate GDHJ02 unplaced genomic scaffold, ASM1229523v2 scaffold3245, whole genome shotgun sequence genomic DNA:
- the LOC140968159 gene encoding auxin-responsive protein IAA31-like: protein MELRLGLALSSSLAPGRFDFDLNQDYHETDHDKKYLYDDPRKNMNKSFLTKRKIDVKGDDHFVIGWPPVKSRRQNCGGHPPANYIHVKNSACCSRGGGSNSLFVKVKMEGIGIGRKIDLKLHHSYQTLVPILIGMFGKCREDVDMYNLMYQDEQGDWLLAGDVPWKVLVNSARRLKLVKKIG from the exons ATGGAGCTGCGATTGGGGCTTGCACTCTCGAGCAGCTTAGCTCCAGgaaggttcgatttcgacctcaATCAAGATTATCATGAAACTGATCACGATAAAAAATATCTTTACGACGACCCGCGAAAaaatatgaacaaatctttTCTAACGAAAAG AAAAATTGATGTGAAGGGTGATGACCATTTTGTTATCGGGTGGCCGCCGGTGAAGTCCCGAAGGCAAAACTGCGGTGGTCATCCCCCTGCCAACTATATCCACGTAAAGAACAGCGCCTGCTGTAGCC GTGGCGGTGGATCCAATTCTCTGTTTGTGAAAGTGAAAATGGAAGGGATTGGGATAGGAAGAAAAATCGACTTAAAACTCCATCATTCTTATCAAACACTTGTTCCCATTCTTATTGGCATGTTCGGAAAAT GTCGAGAGGATGTTGACATGTACAATCTTATGTATCAAGACGAGCAAGGTGATTGGCTGCTAGCTGGAGATGTGCCTTGGAA agtTTTGGTGAATTCAGCGCGACGTTTGAAATTGGTCAAGAAAATAGGATAG
- the LOC140968120 gene encoding uncharacterized protein — protein MAIFPRISIFLFLFFVVLPFSQSFDANEGPYKELMSYGFPLGLLPTGVSSYTINRTSGRFSLNLGESCRVTLPPDNYLATYSPTITGKIVENRIAELEGISVRAFFKWWGITGIRSSDQDLVFEVGVVTAKYPSKNFDRSPDCEGRRSASS, from the coding sequence ATGGCTATATTTCCACGAATTTCCATTttcctcttcctcttcttcgTCGTCCTTCCATTCTCACAATCATTCGATGCAAACGAGGGTCCCTACAAGGAGTTGATGAGTTATGGCTTCCCATTGGGCCTTCTCCCCACAGGCGTCAGTTCCTACACCATTAACCGCACTTCGGGTAGGTTCTCCTTAAATTTGGGGGAATCTTGCCGTGTGACGCTGCCTCCTGACAATTACCTGGCTACGTACTCCCCTACGATCACGGGGAAGATTGTGGAGAATCGGATTGCTGAGCTTGAAGGGATCAGCGTCAGGGCGTTTTTCAAGTGGTGGGGTATCACTGGAATCAGATCTAGCGACCAGGATCTGGTGTTTGAGGTTGGCGTGGTTACTGCTAAGTATCCTTCCAAGAATTTCGATCGCTCCCCTGACTGCGAGGGACGCCGGTCTGCTTCTTCGTAA
- the LOC140968119 gene encoding heavy metal-associated isoprenylated plant protein 5-like — protein sequence MHVNKHTYSLQGKLIIFWDCKGTMRKVLRYSRVLERLCLFSGADNDKSYDEHESKPLISASKVEVIPGSPLKLKDLISGAPTLAFQLKPKIVVMKVSMHCNGCARKVEKHISKLEGVTSYQVDLETKMVVVSGDIVPFEVLESVSKVKNAQLWENNHP from the exons ATGCATGTAAACAAACACACATATTCTTTACAGGGGAAGCTAATAATCTTTTGGGATTGTAAAGGTACCATGAGGAAGGTACTGCGTTACAGCAGAGTCCTGGAAAGATTGTGTCTGTTTTCGGGAGCCGATAATGATAAGTCTTACGATGAACATGAAAGTAAGCCATTGATTAGTGCAAGTAAAGTTGAAGTAATTCCAGGCTCACCATTGAAGCTCAAGGATCTTATCTCTGGAGCCCCTACCCTTGCCTTCCAGTTAAAGCCTaag ATAGTGGTGATGAAGGTTTCAATGCACTGCAATGGCTGCGCTAGGAAAGTAGAGAAGCACATTTCCAAGTTGGAAG GAGTGACATCATACCAAGTGGACTTGGAAACGAAGATGGTAGTGGTAAGTGGAGACATTGTTCCATTCGAAGTCTTGGAGAGTGTATCTAAAGTTAAAAATGCACAGCTTTGGGAAAATAACCACCCTTGA